One Microbacterium sp. SSM24 genomic window, CGAGTGCACGGCGTTCCGCGTCGGTCAGCGACCACACGTTGTCCTCGGCCTCGGGAGGGAGCTCGTACTCCTCCTCGATGCCCTTGAGGCCGGCCGCGAGCATGAGCGCATACGAGAGATACGGGTTCGCAGCGGAGTCCAGAGCGCGGTACTCGACGCGCGACGACTGCCCCTTGCTCGGCTTGTAGAGCGGGACGCGTACGAGCGCCGAGCGGTTGTTGTGGCCCCAGCAGATGAAGCTCGGAGCCTCGTCACCGCCCCACAGGCGCTTGTACGAGTTCACGAACTGGTTCGTGACCGCCGAGATCTCGTTCGCGTGGCGCAGGAGTCCGGCGATGAACTGGCGACCGACGCGCGAGAGCTGATACTGCGCGCCCTCTTCGTAGAACGCGTTGACGTCACCCTCGAACAGCGACATGTGCGTGTGCATGCCGCTGCCCGGCTTGCCGCTCAGAGGCTTGGGCATGAACGTCGCGTAGACGCCCTGCTCGATCGCCACCTCTTTGATGACGGTGCGGAACGTCATGATGTTGTCGGCGGTGGCCAGCGCGTCGGCGTACCGCAGGTCGATCTCGTTCTGCCCGGGACCACCCTCGTGGTGGCTGAACTCGACCGAGATGCCGAGGTCTTCGAGCATCCGCACCGAGCGGCGACGGAAGTCGTGCGCCGTGCCGCCGGGCACGTTGTCGAAGTAGCCGGCCGAGTCGACGGGCTCAGGACCGTCCGCTCCGAAGGACGACGACTTGAGCAGGTAGAACTCGATCTCGGGGTGCGTGTAGAACGTGAAGCCGGCATCGGCCGCCTTGGCGAGCGTGCGCTTGAGGACATGACGGGGGTCGGCCACCGCGGGCTGGCCGTCGGGCGTCGTGATGTCGCAGAACATGCGCGCCGTGGGGTCGATCTCGCCGCGCCACGGCAGGATCTGGAACGTCGTGGGGTCGGGGTGGGCGAGCAGATCGGACTCGTACGAACGAGTCAGTCCCTCGATCGCCGAGCCGTCGAACCCGAGACCCTCGGTGAAGGCGCCCTCGACCTCTGCCGGCGCGATCGCAACCGACTTCAGCGTGCCGATGACGTCGGTGAACCACAACCGGACGAACTTGACGCCCCGCTCCTCGATCGTCCTCAGAACGAAGTCACGCTGCTTGTCCATCGCATCCTCTCCGGGCGCCCGAACGGGCCGTAGCCAGACTACTGGTCAGCGCCGGACGCATCCGACGGCGACGAGCCGCTTCAGGAGTCTTCGCGCGCCTCTTCCTCGGCCCACGCGCGGGAGCGCTCACGCATGATCTCAGGGGCCTTCGCGGCCTCCTCGGGCGTCTCGAACGGACCGGCGCGGTCGACGGACGGCGACTCGTAGCCCTTCTCGACCTCGCCTGTCTTGAGGTTGTACCAGTACTTCTCGCTGTCGCTCGTCACGGTCTGCTCCTCGGTCGATCCAGGCCCTCAGCGGCCCTGGCTCGATCCTAGTGACAGCCCGCGCGCACCCGCCCGTCGCGGCTGGATAGGCTGAGCGCATGGCATCTCAGGCGACGCGAGCCGTGGGCGTGGACATCGGCGGCACCGGAATCAAGGCAGGGCTGGTCGATCTCGTCAAGGGCGAGCTCCTCAGCGACCGGATCAAGGTCTCCACACCCGCCGGAGCAGAGCCCGAAGACGTGCTGAAGGCCGTCACCGAGGTGCTCGCCACGCTCGACGTCTCGCACGACGCCATCCCGCTCGGTGTCGCGTTCCCGGCGATCGTGAAGAGCGGGCGCACCCTGTCGGCCGCGAACGTGTCCGACAAGTGGATCGACTTCGAAGCCGAGAAGTTCTTCGAGGACGGGCTGGGCCGCGACATCCACTTCGCGAACGACGCCGACGTCGCCGGCGTCGCCGAAGTGCGCTACGGCGCCGCGAAGGACAAGCCCGGACTGACCATCCTGACGACCCTCGGCACCGGCATCGGCTCGGCGCTGCTCTACAACGGCGTCCTGGTACCCAACTCCGAACTCGGTCACGTGCAGCGCGCGAAGCACGGGAAGGATGCCGAAGCCTTCGCCGCGTACTCCGCGATGGAGCGCGAGGATCTGTCGTGGGAGCAGTGGGCGAAGCGGCTGCAGTGGTACTACAGCTACATCGAGTTCCTCTTCAGCCCCGACCTCTTCATCGTCGGCGGCGGGGTGTCCAAGCACGCCGACCAGTTCCTGCACCTGCTGGATCTGCGCACACCGATCGTCCCGGCCGTGCACCGCAACAACGCGGGCATCATCGGGGCTGCGGCGCTCGCGCTGGGCTGAGCGCCGCAGGAGAGGGCGAATGGGCCGGCCTGTACGCCGGGTTCTGTCCGGGGGCGTGAGCCCCGTGGACGGTCATCTCTCTCGGCGACACGTTGCCGTGCCGCTCCAGCGGCCTACCCGGGGACTCGGCGAGCCGCGTCGTCATCCCCTGTCTGGCCTTGCTCCGGGCGAGGTTTACCCTGCGGGCCGCGTCACCGCGGCCCCGGTGGTCTCTTACACCACCCTTTCACCCTTACCCCGGTCGGAACCGGGGCGGTCTGCTCTCTGTGGCACTGTCTCGCGGATCACTCCGGGTGGGTGTTACCCACCGCCCTGCCCTGTGGAGCCCGGACGTTCCTCGGCGCGGGAGACCCGCGACGCGACCGTCCAGCCGACCCATTCGCACGGTCGATTCTAGTCGGCGGGACACGGCGCGTCGCTCACGTCATCTCTCGTCAAGTCGGCCGTCGTCATGTAAGCTGGCGCCACTCGTATCTGGGGATGCGGGTGGTTCGTCTGGGAAAACGGACCGCAGGTTTCACTCGACGCGCCGTCGCGCGTCGCAAACAGCCACTGGGGAGGCTGAATCATGTTGCGTAAAACTCTTTCTGTGATCGCTGTCGCAGCGTTCATCGCGGTATCCACGCCAATGGCGGCATCCGCTGTCGAGGAAGACCCGTACACTCCGCACGAGCCGACTGCAGCGACGCTCGCAGGCTCGGTCGCGGTCGGTGAGTGCGTCGCCGACGTGCCGTACATCCACTACGACATCACGCTGACGGATCCCGACGAGCAGTCGACCGGAAACGTCGCATCGCTGGTGCTCTCCAGCGGTTCGAACATCGTCACGGTTCCGCTGGGAACCCTGGTCGACAACCACCTCTCCGGCACGGTCCTCTGGCCCGGCGCCTCGGTGGACGACGAGGGCAACCCGAGCGGATGGCCGGGCTGGGCATTCGTGGACGGCACCTGGGTCGAGACCTCGGGCAACTTCGCCTGGACCCGCGGCAGCATCTCCGCGGTCATCAAGGTGAACCCCGAGCTGTCGGTCCCGCTGTCGTACCCGGCAGCCACGCCGAACTGCGCGACCACGCCTCCGACGGCGCTCTCGCCGGAGTCGCCCGCATCCGTCGGCGACCCCGCACTCGCGGCCACCGGCGGTTCGCTGCCGTACATCGCTGCCGGTGTCGGCGTCGCGCTCGTCGGTCTCGGCGCCGCGGTCGTCGTCTACCGTCGCCGCTCCGCTCGCTCCTGAGGTGATGCGGGCGGTAACGCGCCCATCGAGAATCGTGCTCATCGTGGGCGCCGCCATTCTGGTGGCGGCGCTCGCGTGGGTCGCGTGGATCGGTGTGCGCGGGTGGCTGGCGAAGGAGGAGCTCGACAGTGCACGCGCGCTGACGAGCGACCTTCGCGACGCCGTGGAGTCGGGTGACCTGGATGCGGCGTCGGCGACGACGGAGCGGATGCTGGCACACGCCGAGGCAGCGTCGGGATTGACGTCCGACCCGCTCTGGCGAGGGGCCGAGGTCGTTCCTGTTGCCGGCGCCAATCTTGCCGCCGCCCGTGTGATCTCGGCAGAGCTGACCGAGGTCCTCTCCGGCGCGGCGCTTCCCATGATGGAGAGCGCCCGGCTGCTGGTGGATCAACTCCGACTGCCCGAAGGCGGCATCGACACCGCGCTGCTCGCGAGCCAGCAGCCCGCGTTCGATGACGCGCGCGCGACACTGGCGGCATCCGCCGACGAACTCGGCCAGATCGACCCCGACACGCTGGCGCCACCGGTGGGTGATGCGGTCCGGCAGCTCGACGATGCCGTGTCCGACCTGCTGCCGATCGTGGGGGCGCTCGACGACACCGCCGCCGTGCTGCCCACTTCGCTCGGATCCGCCGGACCGCGCACGATCCTCGTGATGCTCCAGAACAACGCCGAGCTGCGCACCGCCGGCGGCATCACCGGTTCGTTCGTCGAGCTCCGCGCGGACGCGGGCAAGCTCACGCTGGTCTCCCAGGCCGACTCGTCCGAGTTCGAGCGGACGGCCTCGCCCATCATCCCGATCCCCGCCGCGACGCTGGCGCTCTACGGCGACCAGGTGGGCCGGTTCGTGCAGAACGCGACGATGCCCGCCGACTTCGACCTCTCCTCTCGGCTCGTCTCCCAGTGGTGGCAGGCCCGCACGGGAAGCGCGCCCGACACGGTGCTCTCGGTGGACCCGCTGGTGCTCCGATCGCTGCTCAGCGTGACCGGGCCCATCGCGACCGAGCAGGGCACGATCACTGCGGACGACCTCGTCGATCAGCTCCTCGTCGAGCCGTACATGTCACTCGACGCGGCCGCTCAGACCGCGAAGTTCCGCACGACGGCGGCCGCGGTCTTCACTCAGGTCGCCGACTTCGACATCGATCCGGTCGCTTTCGCCACGGCGCTGGCCGCGCCGATCGCGGAGGGCCGGATCTCCGTGTGGAGCGTGCACCCCGACGAGCAGGAGATCCTCGCGCAGACGTCGCTCGCAGGCCCCGCGGCGCGCCAGCGGGCAGCCGGCCCGGACGCCTTCGCCGTGTACTTCAACGATGCGACCGGCGGCAAGATGGACAGCCTCCTCGACGTGGCGATCGCCGCCGGGAGCGCCAGCTGCCGCGCCGACGACCGACAGGACGTCGTCGTATCGGTGACCCTCACCAACACCGTCGAACCGAACGCGGTGGCGACGCTTCCCACGGCGATGACCGGAGGCGGGCACTTCGGTGCGCGCGTCGGGAACATCGCGACGAACGTCTCGGTCTCGGCGCCGGAGGGCTCGTTCTTCGGCGGCGTGAGCGTCGCCGGGGAGCCGCTGCTCTCGGTGGACGTCGAAGAGGAAGGCCTGTCGGTGAGCTCGGCGCGGGTGGAGCTCGCACCCGGCGAGACCCGGACTGTCGAGTTCCGCTTCATCGCCGCACGCACGGAGCCGGTCGAACCGACGTTGCTGCACACGCCGCTCATCGGCGACGTCGCGGTGTCGGTGGGCAAGGTCGAGTGCGGCTGAGCTAGTCCTTGAGGGCGATCTCCGACACGCGGACGTCGAGAAGGAAGTCCAGCGGGAAGTCGCCGAACAGCAGACGACCGGCTGACGCCGCGGCATCCGTCACCGCCTCCGCGACCTGATCTGCCAGGGCTTCGGGTGTGTGCACGATGACCTCGTCGTGAAGGAAGAACGCGAGGTGCGGCCGCGTCGCGAACACGGGGCCCGATCGCGGTGCGGACTGCTCGTCGCCGACGGGAGGCAGCGCTTCGAGCCGTCCGCGCAGGTCGGCGAGCCAGGCCAGCGCCCACTCCGCTGCCGTGCCCTGCACCACGAAATTGCGGGTGAACCGGCCGCGGTCGCGCGCCCATCGCTTCGCGCGCGTCTCCTCCGCGCCCGACGCATCGGCCTCTGTCGCACGGGACTGCGCGGAGAACCACTCGGGCGACGGCCGCGGCGAGGTGCGGCCGAGCCAGGTCGAGACCACCCCGCCGTCCTCCCCCGTGCGGGCCGCGTCGTCGACGAGGCCCATCGCGCGCGGATACGCGCGCCGCAGACGGGGAACGAGGCGCCCCGACTCCCCCGTCGTCGCGCCGTACATCGCGCCGAGCATGGCGATCTTCGCCTCTTGCCGCGTCGCGACGGCACCGCTGTCGACGATGCCGGCGTAGAGGTCGCGTCCTCGCGCCGCATCGGCGAGGGCGATGTCGCTCGACATCGCGGCCAGCACGCGCGGCTCGAGCTGTGCGACGTCGGCGACGACGAGCTTCCATCCGGGATCGGCGCGCACCGCCTCGCGAAGCTGGCGTGGCAGCTGCAGCGCTCCCCCGCCCGAAGAGGCCCACCGCCCGGTGACGACTCCGCCGGGCACATAGACGGGGCGGAACCGCCCCTCGTCGACCCATTCGTCGAGCCAGGCCCATCCGTTGGCCGACAGGAGACGCGAGAGCTTCTTGTACTCGATCAGCGGTTCCACGACCGGATGCTTCTGCTCGGCCAGCTCCCACCTGCTGGTGGATTCGACCAGCACGCCCACGCGGTGAAGCGATCGCAGGAGCTTCTGCTGCGAGTCGAGGCTGGCCGAGGGATCGCCGAGCGCCTCGCGCACTCGACCCGCGGCCGCGGCGAGCCGTGCCGGTTGACCGCCGCCCGGCGGACGCTCGCCGAGGATGTCGACGAGGATGCGGTCGTGTTCGGACGAGTCCCACGGCACTCCCGCCGCCCGCAGCTCCTCCGCGATGAGGGCGCCGGCCGACTCCGCGGCCGTCAGGAGTCGCAGGCGGACCGCGTCGGACGACTCCGCGATCGCGTCACGTTGACGTGTGAACTCGGCGACCACCTCATCGAGGTCGGCAGGAAGTCCCGCCGGCTGATGCGACTCGTCGAGATCGAACAGGGCCGGCGCGGTCGCCGGCGCGGCCTCGTGAGGCGCGGCATCCCATGCAGGCGCATGTCCGACAGCGGCCGACTCGGGCACGAGGGCGGAGTCGCGCAGAATGGCGTGCACCAATCGCAGGTCGTGGCACCGGCCGATGCGCACGCCGTCGGCGAGGAGGGCCGCGTACCATCGCGGCGCGTCGTTCCACACCCACCGCGGAGACCAGCGTGCTTCGCTGTCGGCCACCCAGGACGACAGCGCGGATGCCTCCACCTGCCGCCTGTCGAGCTCGGCGCCGCCGGCGTCCAGGAGCGCCGCATCGATATGCCCACCCGCCCTCCCCAGGGCGATCCAGGCGGGAGGGCTAGGACTGGCCCGCGTCGAGGTCACGTCGGAAGCTCTCTCGAAGGTCCATCGACTCGTTGGCGACGGCATCCGCTCGAGCGTTCTCGGCGCGAGGGACCCACTCGAACGCGACGTCACGCTCGGCGATGAGCGCGCGGGCGCGCCGCGCCTGCGCCTGCATGTCGGGATGCGCGATGCGCCACCGCCCGGACATCTGCTCCACCACGAGACGCGAGTCCATGCGGACGATCACCGAGGCCGCCGGGTCGCGGTCGAATGCCGCCTCGACCCCCGCGATCATTCCCGCGTACTCGGCGACGTTGTTGGTCGCGACGCCCATGTAGACGCCGACCTCCGTCAGCTCGGCACCGCTCGCGGCGTCGACCACCACCGCGCCGCCCGCAGCCACGCCCGGATTGCCGCGGGAACCCCCGTCGGCCTCGACGACGAGGTGCCGGCTCACAGTCCCGAGTCGTAGGTGCGGACCAGGATGCTGCCGCACTCGGGGCAGTACACGACGGCATCCTCCGCAGCCTGGCGAAGGGCGTTGAGGTCGGTGCCCGAGAGCACCATGTTGCAGCCCTCGCACGTGCGGGCGCGGAGGATCGCAGCGCCCGCGCTGCGAACGGCGAGCTTCTCGTACTCGGCGAGGAGATCAGCCGGCACCGAGCCCGCCAGAGCGGCACGATCACGGGTGGCAGCGTCGAACGCGGCCGTCGCCTCGGCGACCACGCGCTTGGCCTCGGCGCTCAGCTCGGCACCCTGCGCATTCGTCTCGGCGATGAGCGCCTCCTGGGCGGCGACCGACGCATCCGCCTGCTCCAGGCGCTCCATCACCTCGAGCTCGGCGTCTTCGAGGTCGGACTTGCGTCGGGCCAAGGACGCCAGCTCGCTCTCGAGGCCCTGCGCCTCCTTGGAGTTGCTCGACGTCGCCAAGCGCCCGGCGTCACGGGCGCTGCGGGCGTCGACGACCGCGACATCCGACTCGATGCGTGACAGCTCGGCGCGAAGGTCGTCACGCGATCCGAGCCGCGCGGTGAGCTCCTGCGACAGCGTCTGGCGCTGCGCCAGCAGCTCCTGGACGCGGGCTGCCTGCGGCGGATTCCTGCGGGCGTGGTCGGCCTGACGGATGCGGGCGTCGAGGCCTGCGACCTCGACGAGGCGGAGCTGGTCTGCGGGGCTGGCGTTCACGACACCAACCTACCCGGGCATCGACGCCCCCGCGCCGCGGGACTAGCATTCAACGACCGGTCCCCACCAGGAAGGCGAGAACAATGAGCGTTCTGCGCACCAAGTCCGTCGAGCAGTCGATCGCCGACACCGATGAACCGGAGTTCCGGCTCAAGAAATCGCTGACTGCTCTCGATCTGACGGTCTTCGGCATCGGAGTCGTGATCGGAGCGGGCATCTTCACGCTGACGGGACGCGCTGCACACGAGGTGGCGGGACCCGCGATCGTCATCAGCTTCGCGGTCGCCGCCATCGCATGCACCCTTGCCGCGCTCTGCTACGCGGAGTTCGCGTCCACCGTGCCGGTGTCGGGATCGGCCTACACCTTCTCGTACTCGTCGCTCGGCGAACTGTTCGCCTGGATCATCGGGTGGGATCTCATCCTCGAGATGTTCCTCGGTGCGAGCGTGGTCGCCCAGGGATGGAGTGCCTACCTCGGCACCCTCATGGAGCAGCTCGGCGCACCGATCCCGAAGGAGATCGGCTACGGCGGAACCGTCGACGTCATGGCGATCGTGCTCGTGGTGGTGCTCGGGGCGCTCATGACCTTCGGGATCAAGGAATCGCTGCGGGTCAACATGGTGCTGGTCGCGGTGAAGCTGTTCATCGTCCTCTTCGTGATCGTCGCCGGCCTGCTGTTCGTCAATCCCGCGAACTGGTCGCCTTTCGTCCCCGAGGCGGTCCCCGCCGAGTCGGAGTCCGGGCTCACGCAGCCGTTGCTCCAGTTCCTCTCGGGGATCGAGCCCACCGCCTTCGGCGTCGGAGGGATCTTCGCCGGTGCCGCGCTGGTCTTCTTCGCCTACATTGGATTCGACGTGGTGGCCACGACCGCCGAGGAGACGAAGAACCCGCAGCGCGACCTGCCGATCGGCATCATCGCGTCTCTGGTCATCTGCACGCTGCTCTACTGCGCCGTCGCCCTCGTCGTCACGGGGATGGTCCCCTACCAGGACCTCGACCCCAACGCGGCGCTCGCGAACGCGTTCGTCTTCCACGGCGCGGACTGGATGGCCGTGCTCATCTCCGCGGGCGCCGTCGCCGGACTCACCACCGTCGTGCTCACGCTGCTCATCGGCGCGACCCGCATCATCTTCGCGATGTCGCGCGATGCGCTGCTCCCCGTGCGCCTCGCGAAGGTGCACCCCCGCTTCCGCACCCCGTGGGTCATCTCGATCGTCGTCACGGCGATCGTCGCGATCGTCGCCGGCTTCACTCCCATCGGAGTGCTGGAGCAGATGGTGAACATCGGCACGCTGTCGGCCTTCGTCCTCGTGTCCGTCGGTGTGATCGTGCTGCGCCGAAAGCGGCCCGACCTCAAGCGCTCGTTCCGCGTGCCCCTCAGCCCGTGGCTGCCCGCGTTGTCGGCTCTCATCTGCATCTACCTGATGCTGAACCTCTCGGTGGAGACCTGGCTGCGCTTCCTCATCTGGCTCGCCGCGGGCTTCGTCATCTACTTCGTCTACTCGCGACGGCACTCCCGCATCGGGCAGCCGGGATACGAGGAGTTCGCGCTGCCGCACGTCGTCTCGCATCAGCGCGACGACACGAGCGGCGACTCGCGAACCTGAACGGTGGGCCCTGCCGGGATCGAACCGACGACATCCACGGTGTAAACGTGGCGCTCTACCAGCTGAGCTAAAGGCCCTCGCCGCCCAGTCTAGGAGGTGCATCCCTGCGGCCCCGGACTGGGTAGGCTGAGAGACGGTGCGTTGTGCACGGCGAACAAAGCCTGCACCGCTTCGGTAGCGAATAGCTGGCACGATCTGCCAGACGACGAAAGGTCATCTGTGACTGTCAACGATCAGGATCCGTACTCGCAGGACCCCCTCGACAGCGATCCCGATGAGACCTCCGAGTGGCAGGAATCCCTGCAGCAGCTCGTGCAGGCCAAGGGCCACGGACGTGGCCGCGAGATCATGCTCAGCCTGCTCCAGACCTCGCACGAGCTTCAGCTGAACGTGCCCCAGGTCCCCACCACGGACTACATCAACACCATCGCGCCCGACAACGAGCCCGAGTTCCCCGGTGACGAGGAGCTCGAGCGGCGCTACCGTCGCTGGCTGCGCTGGAATGCCGCGATCACGGTGCACCGCGCGCAGCGCCCGGGCATCGGCGTCGGCGGCCACATCTCCACCTACGCGTCGTCGGCGTCGCTGTACGAAGTCGGCTTCAACCACTTCTTCCGCGGCCTCGACGACCCGACCGGCGGCGACCAGATCTTCATCCAGGGCCACGCCTCCCCCGGCATCTACGCGCGCTCGTTCCTCGAAGGACGCCTCAGCGAGACGCAGCTCGACGGCTTCCGTCAGGAGAAGTCGAAGGCCCCGGACGGCATCCCGTCGTACCCGCACCCGCGCCTGATGCCGGAGTACTGGCAGTTCCCGACGGTGTCGATGGGCCTCGGTCCGATCAATGCGATCTACCAGGCGATGTCGAACAAGTACCTCACCAACCGCGGGATCAAGGACCTCTCGAACTCCCACGTGTGGGCGTTCCTCGGCGACGGCGAGATGGACGAGGTCGAGAGCCGCGGTCAGCTCCAGGTGGCCGCGAACGAGGGCCTCGACAACCTGACGTTCGTCGTCAACTGCAACCTGCAGCGCCTCGACGGGCCGGTGCGCGGCAACGGCAAGATCATCCAGGAGCTCGAGAGCTTCTTCCGCGGTGCGGGCTGGAACGTCATCAAGGTCGTGTGGGGCAGCGGGTGGGACGAACTGCTCTCGAAGGATGCCGACGGCGCCCTCGTCCACCTGATGAACACGACTCCGGACGGCGATTTCCAGACCTATCGTGCTGAGGACGGCGCGTTCATCCGCGAGCACTTCTTCGGTCGCGATGAGCGCACGGCAGCCCTCGTGAAGGACTGGTCCGACGAGGACATCTGGGGCAAGCTGCGCCGCGGCGGTCTCGACTACCGCAAGGTCTACGCCGCGTACAAGGCCGCGACCGAGCACAAGGGGCAGCCCACCGTCATCCTGGCGAAGACCATCAAGGGCTACGGCCTCGGTCACCACTTCGAGGGCCGCAATGCGACCCACCAGATGAAGAAGATGACGCTGCAGGACCTCAAGTACTTCCGCGACTCGATGCGGATCCCGATCTCGGACGAGCAGCTCGACGAGAACCCGTACCTGCCGCCGTACTACAACCCCGGCCCGCAGGACGAGACGATCCAGTACATGCTGGATCGCCGTCGGTCGCTGGGCGGATTCCTGCCCGAGCGCCGCAGCCACCACGTCGGCCTCCAGCTGCCCGGTGACGACGCGTACGCGCTGCCGAAGAAGGGCTCGGGCACGCAGGAGATCGCCACGACGATGGCGTTCGTGCGCCTGCTGAAGGACCTCCTCCGTGCGAAGGACTTCGGTCACCGCATCGTGCCGATCATCCCCGACGAGGCGCGTACGTTCGGCATGGACGCGTACTTCCCGACCGCGAAGATCTACAACCCGCACGGCCAGAACTACACGTCTGTGGACCGTGAGCTGCTCCTCGCCTACAAGGAGAGCCCGCAGGGACAGATCATCCACGTCGGCATCAACGAGGCGGGCGCTCTCGCGGCGTTCACCGCGGCCGGCACCTCGTACGCGACACACGGCGAGCCGCTGATCCCGGTCTACGTCTTCTACTCGATGTTCGGGTTCCAGCGCACCGGCGACGCCCAGTGGGCCGCCGGCGACCAGATGGCACGCGGATTCATCATCGGCGCCACCGCGGGCCGCACCACGCTGACCGGCGAGGGCCTGCAGCACGCGGACGGCCACTCGCAGCTGCTCGCATCGACGAACCCGGCGACGGTCTCCTACGACCCCGCCTACGGCTACGAGATCGCGCACATCGTCCGCTCGGGAATCGAGCGGATGTACGGCGGGAACCACCCGGACCCCAACGTCATGTACTACCTGACGGTGTACAACGAGCCGCTGGTCATGCCGGCGGAGCCCGAGGGTGTCGACGTCGACGGCATCGTGCGCGGCATCCACCGCATCTCCTCCCCCGAGGGCGACGGGCCGCGTGCCCAGATCCTCGCTTCGGGTGTCGGCGTGCCGTGGGCGCTCGAAGCGCAGCAGCTGCTGCGCGACGACTGGGGCGTGCAGGCCGATGTGTGGTCGGTGACCTCGTGGAACGAGCTGCGCCGCGACGGCCTCGCCGCTGACGAGCACAACTTCCTGCACCCGTCGGACGAGCCGCGCACCGCGTACATCACGCAGAAGCTCGACGGCGCGGCGGGCCCGGTCGTCGCCGTGAGCGACTTCATGCACGCCGTGCAGGACCAGATCCGCCCGTGGGTGCCGAACCGCTTCGTGACGCTCGGAGCCGACGGCTTCGGGTTCTCCGACACGCGCGCGGCCGCACGCCGGTACTTCAAGATCGACGGTCCGTCGATCGTCGTTCGCACGCTCCAGGCCCTCGCGGCCGACGGTGTCGTGGATCGCGGACTCGCAGCCCAGGCCATCGAGAAGTACCGCCTGCACGATGTGACGGCCGGCACGAGCGGAAACGCCGGCGGCGAGAGCTGACCGGAGCGATGCCCGCCCCCGCCTCGATGGACAAGACCGAGACGCTCGCCTGGTTGCGGCGCATCTCGGGCGACCTCGCGACGGCCACCATCAAGCGCCTGGAGGACACGCTCCCCTGGTACGCCGACATGCCGCCGGCGCGGCGGTCGGCGGTGGGACTGGTGGCGCAGGCGGGCATCACCTCGTTCATCTCCTGGTACGAGGATCCGACGTCCACCCCGTGGATCGCGGCCGACATCTTCGCGGTGGCGCCGCGCGAGCTCCTGCGCAGCGTGAGCCTGCAGCAGACGCTCCAGCTCATCCGCGTGACCGTCGAGATCACCGAGGAACGCGTCGCCGGCAAGGGCGAGCACCTGCGGGAGGCGATCCTGCTCTACTCGCGCGACGTCGCCTTCGCCGCCGCCGACGTCTACGCGCGCGCAGCCGAGGCCCGCGGGCTCTGGGATGCCCGCCTCGAGGCCCTCGTCGTCGACT contains:
- the aceE gene encoding pyruvate dehydrogenase (acetyl-transferring), homodimeric type → MTVNDQDPYSQDPLDSDPDETSEWQESLQQLVQAKGHGRGREIMLSLLQTSHELQLNVPQVPTTDYINTIAPDNEPEFPGDEELERRYRRWLRWNAAITVHRAQRPGIGVGGHISTYASSASLYEVGFNHFFRGLDDPTGGDQIFIQGHASPGIYARSFLEGRLSETQLDGFRQEKSKAPDGIPSYPHPRLMPEYWQFPTVSMGLGPINAIYQAMSNKYLTNRGIKDLSNSHVWAFLGDGEMDEVESRGQLQVAANEGLDNLTFVVNCNLQRLDGPVRGNGKIIQELESFFRGAGWNVIKVVWGSGWDELLSKDADGALVHLMNTTPDGDFQTYRAEDGAFIREHFFGRDERTAALVKDWSDEDIWGKLRRGGLDYRKVYAAYKAATEHKGQPTVILAKTIKGYGLGHHFEGRNATHQMKKMTLQDLKYFRDSMRIPISDEQLDENPYLPPYYNPGPQDETIQYMLDRRRSLGGFLPERRSHHVGLQLPGDDAYALPKKGSGTQEIATTMAFVRLLKDLLRAKDFGHRIVPIIPDEARTFGMDAYFPTAKIYNPHGQNYTSVDRELLLAYKESPQGQIIHVGINEAGALAAFTAAGTSYATHGEPLIPVYVFYSMFGFQRTGDAQWAAGDQMARGFIIGATAGRTTLTGEGLQHADGHSQLLASTNPATVSYDPAYGYEIAHIVRSGIERMYGGNHPDPNVMYYLTVYNEPLVMPAEPEGVDVDGIVRGIHRISSPEGDGPRAQILASGVGVPWALEAQQLLRDDWGVQADVWSVTSWNELRRDGLAADEHNFLHPSDEPRTAYITQKLDGAAGPVVAVSDFMHAVQDQIRPWVPNRFVTLGADGFGFSDTRAAARRYFKIDGPSIVVRTLQALAADGVVDRGLAAQAIEKYRLHDVTAGTSGNAGGES
- a CDS encoding zinc ribbon domain-containing protein: MNASPADQLRLVEVAGLDARIRQADHARRNPPQAARVQELLAQRQTLSQELTARLGSRDDLRAELSRIESDVAVVDARSARDAGRLATSSNSKEAQGLESELASLARRKSDLEDAELEVMERLEQADASVAAQEALIAETNAQGAELSAEAKRVVAEATAAFDAATRDRAALAGSVPADLLAEYEKLAVRSAGAAILRARTCEGCNMVLSGTDLNALRQAAEDAVVYCPECGSILVRTYDSGL
- a CDS encoding amino acid permease, whose protein sequence is MSVLRTKSVEQSIADTDEPEFRLKKSLTALDLTVFGIGVVIGAGIFTLTGRAAHEVAGPAIVISFAVAAIACTLAALCYAEFASTVPVSGSAYTFSYSSLGELFAWIIGWDLILEMFLGASVVAQGWSAYLGTLMEQLGAPIPKEIGYGGTVDVMAIVLVVVLGALMTFGIKESLRVNMVLVAVKLFIVLFVIVAGLLFVNPANWSPFVPEAVPAESESGLTQPLLQFLSGIEPTAFGVGGIFAGAALVFFAYIGFDVVATTAEETKNPQRDLPIGIIASLVICTLLYCAVALVVTGMVPYQDLDPNAALANAFVFHGADWMAVLISAGAVAGLTTVVLTLLIGATRIIFAMSRDALLPVRLAKVHPRFRTPWVISIVVTAIVAIVAGFTPIGVLEQMVNIGTLSAFVLVSVGVIVLRRKRPDLKRSFRVPLSPWLPALSALICIYLMLNLSVETWLRFLIWLAAGFVIYFVYSRRHSRIGQPGYEEFALPHVVSHQRDDTSGDSRT